A genomic window from Cinclus cinclus chromosome 5, bCinCin1.1, whole genome shotgun sequence includes:
- the RASGEF1B gene encoding ras-GEF domain-containing family member 1B isoform X2, with the protein MPQTPPFAAMFDSSSYNRNLYQTKEDNCGGLYYQDNNLLSGSLEALIQHLVPNVDYYPDRTYIFTFLLSSRLFMHPYELMAKVCHLCIEQQSLSEPALDKNWTQKIAPKILQLLTEWTETFPYDFRDERMMRNLKELAQRIASGDEVYRKNVQQLLQSLIRKLAAVTQYEEVLAKIDATTSTDRLTLLKTKPQSIQRDIITVCNDPYVLAQQLTHIELERLNYIGPEEFIQAFVQKDPLNNDKGCYGDGKKTRNLEAYVEWFNRLSYLVATEICMPVKKKHRARVIEYFIDVARECFNIGNFNSLMAIISGMNMSPVSRLKKTWAKVKTAKFDILEHQMDPSSNFYNYRTALRGATQRSLTAHSNREKIVIPFFSLLIKDIYFLNEGCANRLPNGHVNFEKFWELAKQVSEFMTWKQVECPFERDWKILQYLLSVPVFSDDALYLASYESEGPENHIEKDRWKTLRSALLGRV; encoded by the exons ATGCCACAGACACCTCCCTTTGCAGCGATGTTTGACAGCAGCAGCTACAACAGGAACCTGTATCAGACAAAAGAAGACAACTGTGGAGGGCTCTATTACCAGGACAACAATCTGCTGTCGGGGTCTCTGGAAGCTCTGATCCAGCACTTAGTACCCAATGTGGATTACTATCCAGAT AGGACATACATCTTCACCTTCCTTCTCAGTTCCCGCCTCTTCATGCACCCGTACGAGCTCATGGCCAAAGTCTGCCACCTGTGCATTGAGCAGCAGAGCCTCAGTGAGCCTGCCCTGGACAAG AACTGGACCCAGAAAATTGCACCAAAAATCCTACAGTTGTTGACTGAGTGGACAGAGACTTTTCCTTATGATTTCCGAGATGAAAGAATGATGAGGAACTTAAAGGAGTTGGCACAAAGAATAGCCAGTGGGGATGAG GTGTACCGGAAGAAcgtgcagcagctcctccagagcCTGATTCGGAAGCTGGCCGCAGTGACCCAGTACGAGGAAGTGCTCGCAAAAATTGATGCCACCACATCCACAGACCGCCTCACCCTCCTAAAGACCAAGCCCCAGTCCATCCAGAGGGACATAATCACAGTCTGCAATGATCCTTATGTGTTAGCTCAGCAGCTGACGCACATAGAGCTT GAGAGACTCAATTATATTGGACCAGAAGAATTTATCCAGGCGTTTGTACAAAAGGATCCTTTGAATAATGACAAG GGCTGCTATGGAGATGGAAAGAAGACTCGGAATCTTGAAGCCTATGTGGAGTGGTTTAACAGGCTCAGTTACTTGGTTGCAACAGAAATCTGTATG CCTGTGAAGAAGAAGCACAGAGCAAGAGTGATAGAATATTTCATCGATGTGGCACGGGAATGTTTTAACATTGGCAACTTCAATTCCTTAATGGCTATTATTT CTGGCATGAATATGAGTCCTGTGTCTCGATTAAAGAAAACCTGGGCAAAAGTGAAGACAGCCAAGTTTGATATTCTTGAG cATCAGATGGACCCTTCCAGCAATTTTTACAATTACCGAACTGCTCTGCGTGGAGCCACCCAGAGGTCCCTGACAGCTCACAGCAACAGAGAGAAG ATCGTGATACCTTTCTTCAGTCTCTTGATCAAAGATATTTACTTCCTCAATGAGGGTTGTGCCAATCGCCTTCCAAATGGTCACGTCAATTTTGAG AAATTTTGGGAACTGGCAAAACAAGTCAGTGAATTTATGACATGGAAGCAAGTGGAGTGTCCTTTTGAAAGGGATTGGAAGATTCTGCAGTACTTGCTCTCTGTCCCAGTCTTCAGTGATGATG CACTTTACTTGGCTTCCTATGAAAGCGAGGGTCCCGAGAACCACATTGAAAAGGACAGATGGAAGACACTAAG GTCAGCACTTCTGGGCAGAGTCTAG
- the RASGEF1B gene encoding ras-GEF domain-containing family member 1B isoform X3, translating to MPQTPPFAAMFDSSSYNRNLYQTKEDNCGGLYYQDNNLLSGSLEALIQHLVPNVDYYPDNWTQKIAPKILQLLTEWTETFPYDFRDERMMRNLKELAQRIASGDEVYRKNVQQLLQSLIRKLAAVTQYEEVLAKIDATTSTDRLTLLKTKPQSIQRDIITVCNDPYVLAQQLTHIELERLNYIGPEEFIQAFVQKDPLNNDKGCYGDGKKTRNLEAYVEWFNRLSYLVATEICMPVKKKHRARVIEYFIDVARECFNIGNFNSLMAIISGMNMSPVSRLKKTWAKVKTAKFDILEHQMDPSSNFYNYRTALRGATQRSLTAHSNREKIVIPFFSLLIKDIYFLNEGCANRLPNGHVNFEKFWELAKQVSEFMTWKQVECPFERDWKILQYLLSVPVFSDDALYLASYESEGPENHIEKDRWKTLRSALLGRV from the exons ATGCCACAGACACCTCCCTTTGCAGCGATGTTTGACAGCAGCAGCTACAACAGGAACCTGTATCAGACAAAAGAAGACAACTGTGGAGGGCTCTATTACCAGGACAACAATCTGCTGTCGGGGTCTCTGGAAGCTCTGATCCAGCACTTAGTACCCAATGTGGATTACTATCCAGAT AACTGGACCCAGAAAATTGCACCAAAAATCCTACAGTTGTTGACTGAGTGGACAGAGACTTTTCCTTATGATTTCCGAGATGAAAGAATGATGAGGAACTTAAAGGAGTTGGCACAAAGAATAGCCAGTGGGGATGAG GTGTACCGGAAGAAcgtgcagcagctcctccagagcCTGATTCGGAAGCTGGCCGCAGTGACCCAGTACGAGGAAGTGCTCGCAAAAATTGATGCCACCACATCCACAGACCGCCTCACCCTCCTAAAGACCAAGCCCCAGTCCATCCAGAGGGACATAATCACAGTCTGCAATGATCCTTATGTGTTAGCTCAGCAGCTGACGCACATAGAGCTT GAGAGACTCAATTATATTGGACCAGAAGAATTTATCCAGGCGTTTGTACAAAAGGATCCTTTGAATAATGACAAG GGCTGCTATGGAGATGGAAAGAAGACTCGGAATCTTGAAGCCTATGTGGAGTGGTTTAACAGGCTCAGTTACTTGGTTGCAACAGAAATCTGTATG CCTGTGAAGAAGAAGCACAGAGCAAGAGTGATAGAATATTTCATCGATGTGGCACGGGAATGTTTTAACATTGGCAACTTCAATTCCTTAATGGCTATTATTT CTGGCATGAATATGAGTCCTGTGTCTCGATTAAAGAAAACCTGGGCAAAAGTGAAGACAGCCAAGTTTGATATTCTTGAG cATCAGATGGACCCTTCCAGCAATTTTTACAATTACCGAACTGCTCTGCGTGGAGCCACCCAGAGGTCCCTGACAGCTCACAGCAACAGAGAGAAG ATCGTGATACCTTTCTTCAGTCTCTTGATCAAAGATATTTACTTCCTCAATGAGGGTTGTGCCAATCGCCTTCCAAATGGTCACGTCAATTTTGAG AAATTTTGGGAACTGGCAAAACAAGTCAGTGAATTTATGACATGGAAGCAAGTGGAGTGTCCTTTTGAAAGGGATTGGAAGATTCTGCAGTACTTGCTCTCTGTCCCAGTCTTCAGTGATGATG CACTTTACTTGGCTTCCTATGAAAGCGAGGGTCCCGAGAACCACATTGAAAAGGACAGATGGAAGACACTAAG GTCAGCACTTCTGGGCAGAGTCTAG
- the RASGEF1B gene encoding ras-GEF domain-containing family member 1B isoform X1: MPQTPPFAAMFDSSSYNRNLYQTKEDNCGGLYYQDNNLLSGSLEALIQHLVPNVDYYPDRTYIFTFLLSSRLFMHPYELMAKVCHLCIEQQSLSEPALDKNWTQKIAPKILQLLTEWTETFPYDFRDERMMRNLKELAQRIASGDEQVYRKNVQQLLQSLIRKLAAVTQYEEVLAKIDATTSTDRLTLLKTKPQSIQRDIITVCNDPYVLAQQLTHIELERLNYIGPEEFIQAFVQKDPLNNDKGCYGDGKKTRNLEAYVEWFNRLSYLVATEICMPVKKKHRARVIEYFIDVARECFNIGNFNSLMAIISGMNMSPVSRLKKTWAKVKTAKFDILEHQMDPSSNFYNYRTALRGATQRSLTAHSNREKIVIPFFSLLIKDIYFLNEGCANRLPNGHVNFEKFWELAKQVSEFMTWKQVECPFERDWKILQYLLSVPVFSDDALYLASYESEGPENHIEKDRWKTLRSALLGRV, from the exons ATGCCACAGACACCTCCCTTTGCAGCGATGTTTGACAGCAGCAGCTACAACAGGAACCTGTATCAGACAAAAGAAGACAACTGTGGAGGGCTCTATTACCAGGACAACAATCTGCTGTCGGGGTCTCTGGAAGCTCTGATCCAGCACTTAGTACCCAATGTGGATTACTATCCAGAT AGGACATACATCTTCACCTTCCTTCTCAGTTCCCGCCTCTTCATGCACCCGTACGAGCTCATGGCCAAAGTCTGCCACCTGTGCATTGAGCAGCAGAGCCTCAGTGAGCCTGCCCTGGACAAG AACTGGACCCAGAAAATTGCACCAAAAATCCTACAGTTGTTGACTGAGTGGACAGAGACTTTTCCTTATGATTTCCGAGATGAAAGAATGATGAGGAACTTAAAGGAGTTGGCACAAAGAATAGCCAGTGGGGATGAG CAG GTGTACCGGAAGAAcgtgcagcagctcctccagagcCTGATTCGGAAGCTGGCCGCAGTGACCCAGTACGAGGAAGTGCTCGCAAAAATTGATGCCACCACATCCACAGACCGCCTCACCCTCCTAAAGACCAAGCCCCAGTCCATCCAGAGGGACATAATCACAGTCTGCAATGATCCTTATGTGTTAGCTCAGCAGCTGACGCACATAGAGCTT GAGAGACTCAATTATATTGGACCAGAAGAATTTATCCAGGCGTTTGTACAAAAGGATCCTTTGAATAATGACAAG GGCTGCTATGGAGATGGAAAGAAGACTCGGAATCTTGAAGCCTATGTGGAGTGGTTTAACAGGCTCAGTTACTTGGTTGCAACAGAAATCTGTATG CCTGTGAAGAAGAAGCACAGAGCAAGAGTGATAGAATATTTCATCGATGTGGCACGGGAATGTTTTAACATTGGCAACTTCAATTCCTTAATGGCTATTATTT CTGGCATGAATATGAGTCCTGTGTCTCGATTAAAGAAAACCTGGGCAAAAGTGAAGACAGCCAAGTTTGATATTCTTGAG cATCAGATGGACCCTTCCAGCAATTTTTACAATTACCGAACTGCTCTGCGTGGAGCCACCCAGAGGTCCCTGACAGCTCACAGCAACAGAGAGAAG ATCGTGATACCTTTCTTCAGTCTCTTGATCAAAGATATTTACTTCCTCAATGAGGGTTGTGCCAATCGCCTTCCAAATGGTCACGTCAATTTTGAG AAATTTTGGGAACTGGCAAAACAAGTCAGTGAATTTATGACATGGAAGCAAGTGGAGTGTCCTTTTGAAAGGGATTGGAAGATTCTGCAGTACTTGCTCTCTGTCCCAGTCTTCAGTGATGATG CACTTTACTTGGCTTCCTATGAAAGCGAGGGTCCCGAGAACCACATTGAAAAGGACAGATGGAAGACACTAAG GTCAGCACTTCTGGGCAGAGTCTAG